One genomic segment of Bradyrhizobium prioriisuperbiae includes these proteins:
- a CDS encoding AraC family transcriptional regulator → MSIASAHITASLVKASRDERVDYNDRLNRVTAYIYDHLDDDIDLNRLAEVACLSPYHWHRVYHAMHGETIATTVRRLWLHRAAGYLAYSAMPMDEIAAKSGYSSVAAFTRAFHTDYGLPPAQYRKEGAHAVFRASQSDADVSSYEITIRQVAPMTAVAIDHTGSYMQVGRAFDPLFGWCAMKGLLSAEARAFGIFYDDPMAVPEAELRSRACVVVKTAVTVEAPVLQAEIPGGRCAVLRHRGPYATMRAAYQWLYGTWLTQSGEEPADAPVFEEYLNNPRDTAPSDLLTDIYLPLVARS, encoded by the coding sequence ATGAGCATCGCGTCTGCACACATCACCGCAAGTCTTGTCAAAGCAAGCCGCGACGAGCGGGTCGACTATAACGACCGTCTCAATCGCGTGACGGCGTATATCTACGATCATCTCGACGACGACATCGACCTGAACCGGCTGGCAGAGGTCGCCTGCCTGTCGCCGTATCACTGGCATCGCGTCTATCACGCCATGCACGGGGAGACGATCGCCACCACGGTGCGGCGGCTGTGGCTGCATCGCGCGGCGGGCTATCTCGCCTACAGCGCGATGCCGATGGACGAGATCGCGGCGAAGTCCGGCTATTCCAGCGTTGCGGCCTTCACGCGGGCCTTCCACACCGACTACGGACTGCCGCCGGCGCAATACCGCAAGGAGGGCGCGCATGCGGTGTTCCGGGCCTCGCAGAGCGATGCCGACGTCAGCTCCTACGAGATCACAATCAGGCAGGTGGCGCCCATGACGGCTGTCGCCATCGATCACACCGGCTCGTACATGCAGGTCGGCAGGGCGTTCGACCCGCTGTTCGGCTGGTGCGCCATGAAGGGCCTGCTCAGTGCCGAGGCGCGCGCCTTTGGAATCTTCTACGACGATCCGATGGCGGTGCCGGAAGCCGAATTGCGGTCGCGCGCCTGTGTGGTCGTGAAGACGGCGGTCACCGTCGAAGCGCCGGTGTTGCAGGCGGAGATTCCCGGCGGCCGATGCGCGGTGCTGCGTCATCGCGGTCCCTATGCGACCATGCGGGCGGCCTATCAGTGGCTGTATGGCACGTGGCTGACTCAGTCAGGCGAAGAGCCCGCGGACGCGCCGGTGTTCGAGGAATACCTCAATAATCCTCGCGACACCGCGCCGAGCGATCTGTTGACCGATATCTATCTGCCGCTGGTGGCGCGTTCATAG
- a CDS encoding DMT family transporter, producing the protein MTALNDGRATSRNATNAAGSRGRGGLVFLLITSVGWGLNWPVMKHLLTEWPPLSARGLSGVVGGALLLIIAMVGGQSLRVPRDQWGRLLLSSLLNISSWMTLMGLALLWLPASEGAVIAYTMPVWASVLAWPILGERLTLLRVISLLLAFGGPLALMGGNGVAASMEKLPGIILAMAGAFLFALGTVVAKRLPVRLPAITSAAWQITVGCLPLVAAGLLLEDPQISALSAVGWASLVYMTLIVFCLSYVTWFAALARLPASVAAIGTLLVPVIGVVASAVFLHEPLGAGQITALVMTVAGVVLATRS; encoded by the coding sequence ATGACAGCCCTGAATGACGGCCGCGCGACGTCGCGGAACGCGACGAATGCCGCCGGCTCACGGGGCAGGGGCGGACTCGTGTTCCTGCTCATCACCTCGGTCGGCTGGGGCCTGAACTGGCCGGTGATGAAGCACCTGCTCACCGAGTGGCCGCCGCTGTCCGCGCGCGGGCTGTCGGGCGTGGTGGGCGGAGCCCTGCTGCTGATCATCGCCATGGTGGGCGGACAGAGCCTGCGGGTGCCACGCGACCAATGGGGCCGGCTGCTGCTGTCGTCGCTGCTCAATATCAGTTCGTGGATGACGCTGATGGGGCTGGCGCTGCTGTGGCTGCCCGCCAGCGAAGGCGCCGTGATCGCCTACACCATGCCGGTGTGGGCTTCGGTGCTGGCCTGGCCGATTCTCGGCGAGCGGCTGACGCTGCTGCGGGTGATCTCGCTGCTGCTGGCGTTCGGCGGACCGCTGGCGCTGATGGGCGGCAACGGTGTCGCTGCCAGCATGGAAAAGCTGCCGGGTATCATCCTTGCGATGGCCGGCGCATTCCTGTTCGCGCTCGGCACGGTGGTCGCCAAGCGGCTGCCGGTCAGACTGCCGGCGATTACGTCCGCGGCCTGGCAGATCACGGTGGGATGTCTGCCGCTGGTCGCCGCGGGGCTGCTGCTCGAGGATCCGCAGATCAGCGCGCTGTCGGCGGTGGGCTGGGCGTCGCTGGTCTATATGACCCTGATCGTGTTCTGTCTCAGCTATGTGACCTGGTTCGCGGCACTGGCGCGGCTGCCCGCATCAGTCGCCGCGATCGGGACGCTGCTCGTTCCGGTGATCGGCGTCGTCGCTTCGGCGGTCTTTCTCCACGAGCCGCTCGGCGCCGGCCAGATCACCGCGCTGGTCATGACGGTGGCCGGCGTGGTGCTGGCGACGCGGTCTTGA
- a CDS encoding vitamin B12-dependent ribonucleotide reductase — MRIDRRYTKDGQSPYADIQFRLTTSEIRNPDGSVVFRLENVEVPQVWSQVASDVLAQKYFRKAGVAKVLKKVEEETVPSWLWRSVPDTDAMANLPEAERFGSELSSKQVFDRLAGCWTYWGWKGGYYSSEDDARAFYDELRFMLAKQMVAPNSPQWFNTGLHWAYGIDGPGQGHFYVDWKTGKLTKSKSAYEHPQPHACFIQGVDDDLVNEGGIMDLWVREARLFKYGSGTGSNFSRLRGEGEKLSGGGRSSGLMSFLKIGDRAAGAIKSGGTTRRAAKMVVVDADHPDIETYIEWKVKEEQKVAALVTGSKINQKHLKAILKACVNCEGSGDDCFDAEKNPALRREIKLARRALVNDNVIKRVIQFARQGYTDIQFDTYDTDWDSEAYLTVSGQNSNNSVSLKDDFLRAVETDSDWNLIGRTNKKVVKTLRARDLWEKIGYAAWASADPGLHFNTTMNDWHTCKSSGDIRASNPCSEYMFLDDTACNLASANLITFYDVETRRFDVEAYEHLCRLWTVVLEISVMMAQFPSKAIAELSFEFRTLGLGYANIGGLLMNMGLPYDSKEGRALCGALTAIMTGVAYATSAEMAKELGTFPSYKKNASHMLRVIRNHRRAAHGNAAGYEALAVNPVPLDHASCPQPDLVTHVIAAWDLALSSGETHGFRNAQTTVVAPTGTIGLVMDCDTTGIEPDFALVKFKKLAGGGYWKIINQAVPAALRRLGYRESEIAEIEVYAVGHGSLAQSPGVNHSTLKAKGFTDEAIAKIEKALPTAFDIKFAFNKWTLGEDFIRETLGVSAEALAAPTFDLLASIGFTKREIEAANIHVCGAMTVEGAPHLKAEHYAVFDCANPCGKIGKRYLSVESHIRMMAASQPFISGAISKTINMPNDATVDDCKSAYLLSWKLALKANALYRDGSKLSQPLNSQLISDDDEEEDAIESLMEKPMAARAVQVSEKIVEKLVERIVVMREREKMPDRRKGYTQKAVVGGHKVYLRTGEYDDGRIGEIFIDMHKEGAALRSFINNFAIAVSLGLQYGVPLEEYVDAFTFTRFEPAGPVQGNDSIKYATSILDYVFRELAVSYMSRFDLAHVDPTESNFDALGKGVEEGKSPEPAPANKYLSKGLTRSRTDKLVVMQGGAHEPETRASGNVTSIASAGATARHGSDVSSQFEGATALKAEVEADLSPTERLEAQAWSKAGTAAQLAPSKAERRAEAKAKGYEGEMCGECGNFTLVRNGTCMKCDTCGSTTGCS; from the coding sequence ATGCGGATCGATCGGCGCTACACCAAGGACGGCCAGTCCCCCTACGCGGACATTCAATTCCGGTTGACGACCAGCGAGATTCGCAATCCCGACGGGTCGGTGGTGTTCCGGCTCGAGAATGTCGAGGTGCCGCAGGTCTGGTCCCAGGTCGCCTCAGACGTTCTCGCCCAGAAGTATTTCCGCAAGGCCGGCGTCGCCAAGGTTCTCAAGAAGGTCGAGGAAGAGACCGTGCCGTCGTGGCTGTGGCGCTCGGTGCCCGACACTGACGCAATGGCCAACCTCCCCGAGGCCGAGCGCTTCGGCAGCGAGCTCTCCTCCAAGCAGGTGTTCGATCGCCTCGCCGGCTGCTGGACCTACTGGGGCTGGAAGGGCGGCTATTATTCCTCCGAGGACGACGCCCGCGCGTTCTATGACGAGCTGCGCTTCATGCTGGCCAAGCAGATGGTCGCGCCGAACTCGCCGCAGTGGTTCAACACCGGCTTGCACTGGGCCTATGGCATCGATGGCCCGGGCCAGGGCCACTTCTATGTGGACTGGAAGACCGGCAAGCTGACCAAGTCGAAATCGGCCTACGAGCATCCGCAACCGCATGCCTGCTTCATCCAGGGCGTCGATGACGACCTCGTCAACGAGGGCGGCATCATGGACCTGTGGGTGCGTGAAGCGCGCCTGTTCAAATATGGCTCCGGCACCGGCTCGAACTTCTCGCGACTGCGCGGCGAAGGCGAGAAGCTGTCGGGTGGCGGCCGCTCGTCCGGCCTGATGAGCTTCCTCAAGATCGGCGACCGCGCGGCGGGCGCGATCAAGTCCGGCGGCACCACGCGCCGCGCGGCCAAGATGGTTGTCGTCGACGCCGACCATCCGGATATCGAGACCTACATCGAATGGAAGGTGAAAGAGGAGCAGAAGGTCGCGGCGCTGGTCACCGGCTCCAAGATCAACCAGAAGCACCTCAAGGCGATCCTGAAGGCCTGTGTCAATTGCGAGGGATCCGGCGACGATTGCTTCGATGCCGAAAAGAACCCGGCGCTGCGCCGTGAGATCAAGCTGGCACGCCGTGCCCTGGTGAACGACAACGTCATCAAGCGTGTCATCCAGTTCGCCAGGCAGGGTTACACCGACATCCAGTTCGACACCTATGACACCGACTGGGATTCGGAAGCCTATCTCACGGTATCCGGCCAGAACTCGAACAACTCGGTCTCGCTGAAGGACGACTTCCTGCGCGCGGTCGAGACCGACAGCGACTGGAACCTGATCGGCCGCACCAACAAGAAGGTGGTGAAGACCCTCAGAGCACGCGACCTCTGGGAAAAGATCGGCTATGCCGCCTGGGCCAGCGCCGATCCCGGCCTTCACTTCAACACCACCATGAACGACTGGCACACCTGCAAGTCGTCCGGCGACATCCGCGCGAGCAACCCCTGCTCCGAATACATGTTCCTCGACGACACCGCCTGCAATCTGGCCTCCGCCAACCTGATCACCTTCTACGATGTCGAGACCCGCCGTTTCGATGTCGAGGCCTATGAGCACCTGTGCCGTCTGTGGACCGTCGTGCTCGAAATCTCGGTGATGATGGCCCAGTTCCCGTCCAAGGCGATTGCTGAACTCTCGTTTGAATTCCGCACCCTGGGCCTCGGCTACGCCAACATCGGCGGCCTTTTGATGAACATGGGCCTGCCTTACGACTCCAAGGAAGGCCGCGCGCTGTGCGGCGCCCTGACTGCGATCATGACCGGTGTGGCGTATGCGACCTCGGCGGAGATGGCCAAGGAGCTCGGCACCTTCCCGTCCTACAAGAAGAACGCCAGCCATATGCTGCGGGTGATCCGCAATCACCGCCGCGCCGCCCATGGCAATGCGGCTGGTTACGAAGCGCTCGCCGTCAATCCGGTGCCGCTCGACCACGCCAGCTGCCCGCAGCCCGACCTCGTCACCCACGTCATCGCGGCCTGGGATCTGGCGCTGTCATCAGGCGAAACCCACGGCTTCCGCAACGCCCAGACCACGGTGGTGGCGCCGACCGGCACCATCGGCCTCGTCATGGATTGCGACACCACCGGCATCGAGCCTGATTTCGCGCTGGTGAAGTTCAAGAAGCTCGCCGGCGGCGGCTACTGGAAGATCATCAACCAGGCGGTGCCCGCGGCCTTGCGCCGGCTGGGGTATCGTGAAAGCGAGATCGCCGAGATCGAGGTCTATGCGGTCGGCCACGGCTCGCTGGCGCAATCGCCCGGCGTCAATCATTCGACGCTGAAGGCCAAGGGCTTCACCGACGAGGCGATCGCCAAGATCGAGAAGGCGTTGCCGACGGCGTTCGACATCAAGTTCGCCTTCAACAAGTGGACGCTGGGTGAAGACTTCATCCGCGAGACACTCGGCGTCAGCGCCGAGGCCCTCGCCGCCCCGACCTTCGACCTGCTGGCCTCGATCGGTTTCACCAAGCGCGAGATCGAGGCCGCCAACATCCATGTCTGCGGCGCCATGACCGTGGAAGGTGCGCCGCATCTGAAGGCCGAGCACTATGCGGTGTTCGACTGCGCCAATCCCTGCGGCAAGATCGGCAAGCGTTATCTGTCGGTGGAAAGCCACATCCGCATGATGGCGGCCTCGCAGCCCTTTATCTCGGGTGCGATCTCCAAGACCATCAACATGCCGAACGACGCCACGGTGGATGACTGCAAGTCCGCTTACCTGTTGTCGTGGAAACTGGCGCTGAAGGCCAACGCGCTCTATCGCGACGGCTCCAAGCTGTCGCAGCCGCTGAACTCGCAGCTCATCTCCGACGACGACGAGGAAGAGGATGCCATCGAGTCTCTGATGGAAAAGCCGATGGCCGCCCGTGCCGTCCAGGTGTCGGAAAAGATCGTCGAGAAGCTGGTCGAGCGCATCGTGGTGATGCGCGAGCGCGAGAAGATGCCGGATCGCCGCAAGGGTTACACCCAGAAGGCGGTGGTCGGCGGCCACAAGGTCTACCTGCGCACCGGCGAATACGACGACGGCCGCATCGGCGAGATCTTCATCGACATGCACAAGGAAGGCGCGGCGCTGCGCTCCTTCATCAACAACTTCGCCATCGCGGTGTCGCTGGGCCTGCAATACGGCGTGCCGCTGGAGGAGTATGTCGACGCCTTCACCTTCACCCGCTTCGAACCCGCAGGGCCAGTGCAGGGCAACGACTCCATCAAGTATGCGACCTCGATTCTCGACTATGTGTTCCGCGAACTCGCTGTCAGCTACATGTCGCGGTTCGACCTCGCCCATGTCGATCCGACCGAGTCGAACTTCGATGCACTCGGCAAGGGTGTGGAAGAAGGCAAGTCGCCGGAACCCGCGCCCGCCAACAAGTACCTGTCGAAGGGCCTGACCCGCTCGCGCACCGACAAACTGGTGGTGATGCAGGGCGGCGCGCATGAACCCGAAACCCGCGCCTCCGGCAATGTCACCTCGATCGCCTCTGCCGGTGCCACCGCGCGTCATGGCAGCGACGTCTCCTCCCAGTTCGAAGGCGCCACCGCGCTGAAGGCCGAGGTCGAGGCCGATTTGTCGCCGACCGAACGGCTGGAAGCGCAAGCTTGGAGCAAGGCCGGCACGGCGGCGCAGCTTGCTCCGTCAAAGGCCGAACGCCGGGCGGAAGCCAAGGCCAAGGGCTATGAGGGCGAGATGTGCGGCGAGTGCGGCAACTTCACGCTGGTGCGGAACGGCACGTGCATGAAGTGCGATACGTGCGGCAGCACGACCGGGTGCTCGTGA
- a CDS encoding NADH:ubiquinone oxidoreductase subunit NDUFA12 has product MKQFFLKLFTWWSSQTFGTQLWTWRFGELVGEDEGGNRYYRTTGGKIDPSLGFERRWVVYNGYAEATRIPAGWHSWMHHTVDTPPTEEAYKPREWEKPHRPNMTGTPQAYRPSGSTLAAGKRPKATGDYQAWTPGQ; this is encoded by the coding sequence ATGAAGCAGTTTTTCCTGAAGCTTTTCACCTGGTGGAGCAGCCAGACCTTCGGCACCCAGCTGTGGACCTGGCGCTTCGGCGAGCTGGTCGGCGAGGATGAGGGCGGCAACCGATATTACCGGACCACTGGCGGCAAGATCGACCCCTCGCTCGGATTCGAGCGGCGCTGGGTGGTCTATAACGGCTACGCCGAAGCCACGCGTATTCCGGCCGGGTGGCATAGCTGGATGCACCACACCGTGGATACGCCGCCGACGGAGGAGGCCTACAAGCCGCGCGAGTGGGAAAAGCCGCACCGTCCGAACATGACCGGCACGCCGCAGGCCTATCGGCCGTCCGGCTCGACGCTTGCGGCCGGCAAGCGGCCGAAGGCAACCGGCGACTACCAGGCCTGGACGCCCGGCCAGTAA
- a CDS encoding BA14K family protein — MINLKIAGAAALLAITPVLMSSSADAQGFGGRGGGGRGGGAVAHGGGGGFRGGGMAFHGGGGGGFRGGGAGFAARPSFAARPGGGAGFAGRSFAATSPAVAGRNWNGGGHWNGGGRHWNGHRWIGPGIGLAAGLAAGAAYGSYYGGYGYYDDGYYGDSYAYDAPVAPEVTYSEAPADGDTVAYCQQTYRSYDTASGTYLGYDGLRHSCP, encoded by the coding sequence ATGATCAATCTCAAAATTGCCGGTGCAGCCGCGCTTCTCGCGATCACGCCCGTGCTGATGTCGTCATCCGCTGACGCGCAGGGATTCGGTGGCCGCGGCGGCGGCGGTCGTGGTGGCGGCGCAGTCGCTCATGGCGGCGGCGGTGGCTTCCGCGGTGGCGGTATGGCTTTCCACGGCGGCGGCGGCGGTGGCTTCCGCGGCGGTGGCGCAGGTTTCGCGGCCCGTCCCAGCTTCGCCGCGCGCCCGGGCGGCGGCGCCGGTTTCGCCGGTCGCAGCTTTGCAGCCACCAGTCCCGCTGTCGCGGGCCGTAACTGGAATGGCGGCGGTCACTGGAATGGAGGCGGACGTCATTGGAACGGCCACCGCTGGATCGGCCCCGGCATTGGCCTCGCAGCAGGCCTGGCGGCCGGCGCAGCCTATGGGTCGTACTACGGTGGCTACGGTTATTACGACGACGGCTACTACGGCGACAGTTACGCTTACGACGCCCCGGTCGCCCCCGAGGTCACCTACAGCGAAGCTCCGGCCGACGGCGACACCGTTGCCTATTGCCAGCAGACCTATCGCTCCTACGACACGGCGTCTGGGACCTATCTCGGCTATGACGGCCTGAGACATTCCTGCCCGTAA